From Acidothermus cellulolyticus 11B, a single genomic window includes:
- a CDS encoding segregation and condensation protein A translates to MTDRPPVENPSGDDFVVHLGVFDGPFELLLALIAKHELDITAISLSKVTDDFIAYIREMGPTWDLDKATSFLVVAATLVDLKAARLLPSAPVEDEEDVALLEARDLLFARLLQYRAYKQVAGILGAMCDEQARRYPRTAGPDPEFHGLLPEVFLGLGPAGFAALAARVLAPKPPPTVQIEHLHAPIVDVREQAAVLRRRLARLRAASFRTLVADCATTAEIVGRFLALLDLFREGVVVFEQVDPLGDLIVRWEVPADQGKEY, encoded by the coding sequence GTGACCGACCGTCCGCCCGTCGAGAATCCATCGGGCGACGATTTCGTCGTCCACCTCGGTGTTTTTGACGGGCCCTTCGAACTCCTCCTCGCGCTCATCGCCAAGCACGAGCTGGACATCACCGCTATTTCGTTATCGAAAGTCACCGATGACTTCATTGCATACATCCGGGAAATGGGTCCCACCTGGGATCTCGACAAGGCGACAAGTTTTCTCGTCGTCGCCGCCACGCTCGTCGATTTGAAGGCGGCCCGGTTGCTGCCGTCGGCGCCGGTCGAGGACGAAGAGGACGTCGCGCTTCTCGAAGCGCGTGACCTTTTGTTTGCCCGCCTGCTGCAGTATCGGGCGTATAAGCAAGTCGCCGGCATCCTCGGGGCGATGTGTGATGAGCAGGCTCGGCGGTATCCCCGCACGGCGGGTCCGGATCCGGAGTTTCACGGCCTTCTCCCCGAGGTGTTCCTCGGCTTGGGTCCGGCCGGATTCGCCGCCCTCGCCGCCCGTGTGCTGGCGCCGAAACCGCCGCCCACGGTCCAGATCGAGCACCTGCACGCCCCCATCGTTGACGTGCGGGAGCAGGCGGCGGTTCTGCGCCGCCGGTTGGCGCGGTTGCGCGCGGCGTCATTCCGTACCCTGGTCGCCGATTGTGCGACCACCGCTGAAATCGTCGGGCGCTTTCTTGCGCTGCTCGATCTCTTCCGGGAAGGTGTCGTCGTATTCGAGCAGGTGGATCCGCTGGGGGATCTCATCGTGCGGTGGGAAGTCCCCGCCGACCAAGGCAAGGAGTACTGA
- a CDS encoding pseudouridine synthase has protein sequence MSNTRSSPGPRGLAPHSRAAALSLPAGDDGAVRLQKVLAAAGVGSRRACEELIAAGRVEVDGVPVTRLGVRVDPQTAVIRVDGKRIPPATPFAYFALNKPRGVVTTMSDPRGRPCVGDLVADLPVRVFHVGRLDTDSEGLLLLTNDGRLTHRLTHPSHAVPKTYVADVEGRLGRTGVHLLRSGVDLADGPAQADAVRILERYGARTLVEVVVHEGRTHLVRRMLAAVGHPVRRLVRTAIGPVALGQLRPGARRQLTPRELGELLDLVGL, from the coding sequence ATGAGTAACACCCGGTCCTCACCTGGCCCGCGCGGGCTGGCTCCGCATTCCCGGGCGGCTGCCCTCTCCTTACCCGCCGGCGACGACGGCGCGGTTCGCTTGCAGAAGGTCCTTGCCGCTGCGGGCGTGGGATCGCGGCGGGCGTGCGAGGAGCTCATCGCGGCCGGCCGGGTGGAGGTCGACGGCGTGCCGGTCACCCGGCTCGGCGTGCGCGTCGATCCGCAGACCGCCGTCATCCGGGTCGACGGAAAGCGGATTCCGCCGGCAACTCCGTTCGCTTACTTCGCGTTGAACAAACCGCGCGGTGTCGTGACGACGATGAGCGATCCGCGCGGACGCCCGTGCGTCGGGGATCTCGTCGCCGACCTTCCCGTGCGGGTCTTCCACGTCGGCCGGCTCGACACCGACAGTGAGGGACTTCTCCTGCTCACCAATGACGGGCGGCTTACCCACCGTCTGACACACCCGTCGCATGCCGTGCCGAAAACCTACGTCGCCGACGTCGAGGGTCGCCTCGGCCGCACCGGCGTGCACCTGCTCCGCTCGGGGGTTGATCTCGCCGACGGACCGGCCCAAGCCGACGCCGTCCGCATTCTCGAGCGCTACGGTGCTCGGACCCTGGTTGAAGTGGTTGTTCACGAGGGTCGCACCCATTTGGTACGACGGATGCTTGCGGCCGTCGGTCATCCGGTGCGGCGGTTGGTGCGCACCGCGATCGGGCCGGTCGCGTTGGGACAGCTCCGGCCGGGCGCGCGCCGGCAGTTGACGCCTCGGGAACTCGGGGAGTTGCTCGACCTGGTCGGCCTCTAA
- the cmk gene encoding (d)CMP kinase: protein MKTRDELRSMVIAIDGPAGAGKSTVARAVARRLGLRYLDTGAMYRAVTLWVLRNGVSLTDERAVSAAARHVVDILDLALAPDHPAVRLDGVDVTDAVRGPEVTQAVSAVSAVPEVRSVLVGRQRELIGDGGIVVEGRDIGTTVWPTAAVKIFLTADSRVRAARRHADTVAARGTTDVDDVHDDLRRRDQLDQSRAASPLTAAADAVVLDSTDLDVDAVLDRILSLVAERLGSGGDPTSPSDAGLDRTVNPSPATP from the coding sequence ATGAAGACGCGCGATGAGCTTCGCTCGATGGTGATTGCCATCGATGGGCCGGCCGGCGCGGGTAAATCGACGGTCGCCCGGGCGGTGGCCCGTCGTCTTGGCCTGCGCTACCTCGACACCGGTGCCATGTATCGGGCCGTGACGCTCTGGGTGCTGCGGAATGGCGTCTCCCTAACCGATGAGCGCGCGGTCAGCGCAGCGGCCCGGCATGTGGTGGACATTCTCGACCTCGCGCTCGCACCGGACCATCCCGCCGTCCGGCTGGACGGCGTTGACGTGACCGATGCCGTCCGTGGTCCGGAGGTCACGCAGGCGGTCAGCGCGGTCAGCGCTGTCCCGGAAGTGCGGAGCGTGCTCGTCGGCCGGCAACGGGAACTGATCGGCGACGGCGGCATCGTGGTGGAAGGCCGGGACATCGGCACAACCGTCTGGCCTACCGCGGCGGTGAAGATTTTCCTGACGGCCGATTCCCGAGTCCGTGCCGCCAGACGGCATGCCGACACCGTCGCCGCTCGGGGGACGACCGACGTCGACGACGTCCACGACGACCTGCGCCGCCGCGATCAGCTGGACCAGAGCCGTGCAGCGTCGCCGCTCACCGCGGCCGCTGATGCGGTGGTGCTGGACTCCACGGACCTCGACGTCGACGCCGTGCTGGACCGCATCCTCTCCCTGGTAGCAGAGCGGCTCGGCTCCGGCGGCGATCCAACCAGCCCGAGCGACGCCGGCCTGGACCGTACCGTGAACCCTTCGCCGGCCACACCATGA
- a CDS encoding CDP-alcohol phosphatidyltransferase family protein has product MPEPGTATGADREASRIVTLPNALSFARLLGVPVFVWLVLGPHADGWALGVLAGAAVTDWLDGKLARLLRQESRLGQLLDPAADRLYIIATLVALSVRNIVPWWLTAVLVGRDLLLAGWLPALRRAGLGPLPVHFLGKTATLTLLYALPLLLLGAGHGAVPHLARTVGWAFALWGVGLYWYAGVLYALQAHRLLAVRRLRHHDGRVTHAPSGKASA; this is encoded by the coding sequence ATGCCAGAGCCGGGAACGGCGACCGGCGCCGACCGGGAGGCCAGTCGCATCGTCACGCTGCCCAATGCGCTGAGTTTTGCCCGTCTGCTCGGTGTCCCGGTGTTCGTCTGGCTCGTTCTGGGACCTCACGCCGACGGTTGGGCGCTCGGCGTGCTGGCCGGTGCTGCGGTGACCGACTGGCTGGACGGCAAGCTTGCCCGGCTGCTTCGCCAGGAGAGCCGGCTTGGCCAGTTGCTGGATCCTGCCGCCGACCGGCTGTACATCATCGCGACCCTGGTTGCCCTATCGGTACGCAACATCGTGCCGTGGTGGTTGACGGCGGTTCTTGTGGGGCGCGACCTCCTGCTTGCCGGATGGTTGCCCGCGTTGCGCCGGGCTGGTCTCGGCCCTCTTCCGGTGCACTTTCTCGGGAAGACCGCGACGCTGACCCTGCTGTACGCCCTGCCGCTGCTCCTCCTCGGCGCCGGGCACGGGGCGGTGCCGCATCTCGCCCGGACCGTGGGGTGGGCGTTCGCCCTCTGGGGTGTCGGGCTGTACTGGTACGCCGGTGTGTTGTACGCCCTGCAGGCCCATCGGCTCTTGGCGGTTCGACGCCTGCGCCATCATGATGGTCGCGTTACGCACGCGCCATCCGGAAAGGCGTCGGCATGA
- the scpB gene encoding SMC-Scp complex subunit ScpB — translation MNGGAAGDPEPALIEPGDVSTGDVMGAVEAMLFVADEPVTVTAMAAVLGVPEPQVAEAVARLAASLADAGRGIELRQVAGGWRLYTRPAYAEVVQRFLREGQQARLTQAALETLAVIAYRQPISRSRVSAVRGVNVDGVIRTLLSRGLIEEAGTEDGTGATLYRTTRYFLEKLGINDLSELPPLADHLPEGTSIEALEEQLAGNE, via the coding sequence GTGAACGGTGGTGCGGCAGGCGACCCGGAACCGGCCCTGATCGAGCCGGGCGACGTCTCCACGGGCGACGTGATGGGCGCGGTGGAGGCGATGCTCTTCGTCGCCGATGAACCGGTGACCGTGACGGCGATGGCTGCGGTTCTTGGTGTGCCGGAACCACAGGTGGCGGAGGCGGTTGCGCGACTCGCTGCGTCACTGGCGGACGCCGGCCGTGGCATCGAACTACGCCAGGTGGCCGGTGGCTGGCGGTTGTACACCCGGCCTGCGTACGCCGAGGTCGTGCAGCGCTTCCTGCGGGAAGGTCAGCAGGCACGGTTGACACAGGCGGCGCTCGAAACGCTGGCCGTCATCGCCTATCGGCAACCGATTTCCCGCTCGCGCGTCAGCGCGGTCCGGGGCGTCAACGTCGATGGCGTCATTCGCACCTTGCTCAGCCGCGGACTCATCGAAGAAGCCGGCACCGAAGACGGCACCGGCGCCACGCTGTATCGCACAACTCGTTATTTCCTTGAGAAACTAGGCATCAACGACCTCTCGGAGCTTCCGCCTCTCGCCGACCATCTCCCTGAAGGCACGTCCATCGAGGCACTTGAGGAACAACTCGCCGGCAATGAGTAA
- a CDS encoding prephenate dehydrogenase yields the protein MADSNGNPSELTLRRVLVIGTGLMGTSLALALREAGIETRLHDIAVGRLALAVERGAGVPHDEDLDGGYDIAVLAIPPDAVAGELLRYQRLGVARSFTDVASVKSKPLAEAEKIGADMTTFVGGHPIAGRERSGPAAAHPDLFVGRPWVITPTPAAGEEAIAAVRALAVAAGATPVVMTAEEHDAALALVSHLPHLLASVLAAQLVDAPRDFTALAGTGLQDVTRIAAGDPQLWTEILAANADHLLGYLERFQQRLQDAAAYVARIARGDAAATTALTELLRTGVQGRLRVPVKRGEPAAGFATVAVTIRDAPGELAALLRALAEAGINVEDVRVEHEPGRPVGVVELDVREDKAQALIRCVRDAGWQLYV from the coding sequence GTGGCAGACAGCAACGGCAACCCGAGCGAGCTGACACTGCGCCGGGTGCTCGTCATCGGCACCGGGTTGATGGGCACCTCGCTCGCGCTGGCGCTCCGGGAAGCGGGCATCGAGACGCGGCTGCACGACATTGCGGTCGGCCGGCTGGCCCTCGCGGTCGAACGCGGGGCAGGTGTGCCGCACGACGAGGACCTCGACGGCGGTTATGACATCGCCGTCCTCGCCATCCCCCCCGATGCGGTCGCGGGAGAGCTCCTCCGCTACCAGCGCCTTGGCGTCGCTCGGAGTTTCACGGACGTCGCGTCGGTGAAGAGCAAACCGCTGGCCGAAGCCGAGAAGATCGGCGCCGATATGACGACATTCGTCGGTGGCCACCCGATCGCCGGTCGGGAACGATCCGGACCGGCCGCCGCGCACCCCGATCTCTTTGTCGGCCGTCCGTGGGTCATCACGCCGACCCCGGCGGCCGGCGAGGAAGCGATTGCCGCCGTGCGTGCACTCGCCGTTGCCGCTGGCGCCACTCCCGTGGTCATGACCGCCGAGGAGCATGACGCCGCACTGGCTCTCGTCTCGCACCTCCCGCACCTGTTGGCCTCCGTACTGGCCGCCCAGCTCGTCGACGCCCCACGCGATTTCACTGCGCTCGCCGGCACCGGCCTGCAGGACGTTACCCGGATCGCCGCGGGCGACCCGCAACTCTGGACGGAGATCCTGGCGGCAAATGCCGATCATCTGCTCGGCTATTTGGAGCGGTTCCAGCAGCGGCTTCAGGACGCGGCCGCGTACGTGGCGCGAATTGCGCGTGGGGACGCCGCGGCGACGACCGCCCTCACCGAGTTGCTCCGCACCGGCGTGCAGGGCCGGTTGCGGGTGCCGGTGAAGCGCGGCGAACCGGCCGCCGGCTTCGCCACTGTTGCGGTGACGATTCGCGACGCGCCGGGCGAGCTGGCTGCGCTGCTCCGCGCGCTCGCTGAAGCCGGGATCAACGTCGAAGACGTGCGGGTGGAGCACGAGCCGGGCCGGCCCGTCGGCGTCGTCGAGCTCGACGTCCGGGAGGACAAGGCACAAGCTTTGATCCGGTGTGTCCGCGACGCTGGATGGCAGCTGTACGTGTAG
- the der gene encoding ribosome biogenesis GTPase Der: MSSVASASDETVRVPIVAVVGRPNVGKSTLVNRIVGRRQAIVEDVPGVTRDRVSYEVTWSGRRFTIVDTGGWQPGAGGLSARVTAQAELAVAAADLVLFVVDATVGITETDAAVAKLLRRGDKPVLLVANKVDSAAGELDTGELWSLGLGQPYTVSALHGRGSGDLLDAVITALPSSGAGGEPETAPDAPRRVAIVGRPNVGKSSLLNRLAGEERALVDAVSGTTRDPVDAIVRIGDRRWRVVDTAGLRRRMRDAVGAEFYAGLRTDQAIRDAEAAVVLLDAAEPITEQDVRIVQKVIDAGRALVLAFNKWDAVDADRRLALAREIETELGHVGWAPRLNISARTGRGVEKLAAALETALAGWEQRVPTARLNAWLSELVAARPHPVRGGRQPRPLFATQASTRPPRIVLFTSGELEPTYMRFLERRLRETFGFPGTPIDLSVRARQPRTRRRSRGQR; this comes from the coding sequence ATGAGTTCCGTGGCGTCAGCATCGGATGAGACCGTTCGGGTTCCGATCGTTGCGGTGGTCGGCCGTCCGAATGTGGGGAAGTCGACGCTCGTCAACCGCATCGTCGGCCGGCGGCAGGCGATCGTCGAGGACGTGCCTGGGGTGACCCGGGACCGGGTGAGTTATGAGGTCACCTGGTCCGGGCGGCGCTTCACCATCGTGGACACTGGCGGTTGGCAGCCGGGAGCCGGCGGCCTCTCCGCCCGGGTGACCGCGCAGGCCGAGCTTGCGGTCGCCGCTGCGGACCTCGTGCTCTTCGTCGTCGACGCAACTGTGGGGATCACCGAGACCGACGCCGCGGTCGCGAAGCTCCTCCGCCGCGGCGACAAGCCCGTCCTGCTGGTCGCCAACAAGGTGGACAGCGCCGCCGGTGAGCTCGACACCGGTGAGCTCTGGTCGCTTGGGCTGGGCCAGCCGTACACGGTCAGTGCCCTGCACGGCCGGGGAAGCGGGGACCTGCTCGACGCCGTCATCACCGCGTTGCCGAGCAGCGGAGCAGGTGGCGAGCCGGAGACCGCGCCGGATGCTCCTCGGCGGGTGGCCATCGTCGGAAGACCCAACGTCGGCAAGTCCAGCTTGCTCAACCGGCTCGCCGGCGAGGAGCGGGCGTTGGTCGACGCAGTGAGCGGCACGACCCGGGACCCGGTCGACGCCATCGTCCGAATCGGCGACCGCCGTTGGCGGGTGGTGGACACCGCCGGGCTGCGCCGGCGCATGCGGGACGCCGTCGGCGCGGAGTTCTACGCCGGCTTGCGCACGGACCAGGCGATCCGGGACGCCGAGGCAGCCGTGGTCCTGCTGGACGCGGCTGAACCGATAACCGAGCAGGACGTGCGCATCGTACAGAAGGTGATCGACGCCGGGCGGGCGCTCGTCCTTGCCTTCAACAAATGGGACGCCGTGGACGCCGACCGCCGGCTGGCGCTGGCCCGCGAAATCGAGACGGAGCTTGGACACGTTGGGTGGGCGCCCAGGCTCAACATTTCGGCCCGCACCGGCCGGGGTGTGGAGAAACTCGCCGCGGCGCTGGAAACCGCCCTGGCCGGCTGGGAGCAGCGGGTTCCCACCGCCCGGCTCAACGCCTGGTTGAGCGAACTGGTTGCCGCTCGTCCGCATCCGGTTCGTGGCGGCCGCCAACCGAGGCCGCTCTTCGCCACCCAGGCGTCAACCCGTCCGCCGCGGATCGTCTTGTTCACGTCCGGGGAGCTCGAGCCGACGTACATGCGTTTTCTCGAGCGGCGGTTGCGCGAGACCTTCGGTTTTCCGGGGACACCGATCGACCTGTCGGTTCGAGCCCGGCAGCCGCGCACCCGTCGACGGTCGCGCGGTCAGCGGTGA